The proteins below come from a single Terriglobales bacterium genomic window:
- a CDS encoding YncE family protein — MSLRRRAALAATILGLLLWSGCGDVFRPVASPIPQNPGDPQPSKEAVVINNNNGGTGTAQRINSAGDTVTAVNPVGKGPVHGAWLAGGVQIYTANQADDTVSVFTVVTTAGDDTTTVVLPPGAAPGFVLGTTGVTTYVANSGLSSISAIDNGLNVVTRVVPVGRNPSSIAANADASKIYVANRTDGTVSVVQTRDFSIKTTLPVGSSPAWAVSSTDGNVVYVVNQGSGTVSVIDTTTDIVVGTVPVGTSPTFALFDKSLKRLYVTNRGSNSVTILKADVTPPVVLANVPVGSAPVSVTALADGSRAYVANSGSNTVSVINALNNTILRTITVGNAPVSIVSTPDASKVIVANRDSNTISDIRTSDDTVVATIPSSSPRPVWVTLQP, encoded by the coding sequence ATGAGTCTGCGTCGCAGGGCCGCCCTGGCGGCCACTATCCTGGGATTGCTGCTGTGGAGCGGCTGCGGCGACGTGTTCCGTCCCGTAGCATCGCCCATTCCGCAGAATCCCGGCGACCCGCAGCCTTCCAAGGAAGCGGTCGTCATCAACAACAACAACGGCGGAACGGGCACGGCGCAGCGCATCAACAGCGCGGGCGACACGGTGACCGCGGTGAATCCGGTCGGCAAGGGACCGGTCCACGGCGCGTGGCTGGCCGGCGGCGTGCAGATCTATACCGCCAACCAGGCCGACGACACAGTCTCTGTGTTCACCGTTGTGACCACGGCGGGAGACGATACGACGACCGTTGTACTGCCGCCCGGCGCCGCTCCCGGTTTTGTGCTTGGCACGACCGGCGTGACCACCTACGTGGCCAACTCCGGGCTGAGCTCGATTTCAGCCATCGATAACGGGTTGAACGTGGTGACGCGCGTGGTCCCGGTGGGCCGCAATCCTTCGTCGATCGCCGCCAACGCCGATGCGAGCAAGATTTACGTCGCCAACCGCACCGACGGCACGGTGAGCGTTGTGCAGACGCGGGACTTCAGCATCAAGACGACGCTGCCGGTGGGCAGTTCGCCGGCATGGGCGGTCTCGTCCACGGACGGGAACGTGGTGTACGTGGTGAACCAGGGCAGCGGCACCGTTTCGGTGATCGATACCACGACCGACATCGTGGTGGGCACGGTGCCGGTGGGCACCTCGCCGACGTTCGCGCTGTTCGACAAATCGCTGAAGCGGCTCTACGTGACCAATCGCGGATCGAACAGCGTGACCATTCTTAAAGCGGACGTTACGCCGCCGGTGGTGCTGGCCAACGTTCCGGTGGGCAGCGCGCCGGTTTCGGTGACGGCGCTGGCCGACGGCAGCCGCGCCTACGTGGCCAACTCGGGCAGCAACACGGTCAGCGTGATCAACGCGCTGAACAACACGATCCTGCGGACGATCACGGTAGGCAACGCGCCCGTATCGATCGTGTCCACCCCCGATGCCAGCAAGGTCATCGTGGCCAACCGCGACTCCAACACCATTTCCGACATCCGCACGTCGGACGACACTGTCGTCGCGACCATTCCTTCCTCGTCGCCGCGGCCGGTGTGGGTGACGCTCCAGCCGTAG